One window from the genome of Ovis canadensis isolate MfBH-ARS-UI-01 breed Bighorn chromosome 21, ARS-UI_OviCan_v2, whole genome shotgun sequence encodes:
- the UNC93B1 gene encoding protein unc-93 homolog B1 isoform X1, with the protein MEAEPPLYPVAGAAGPQGDEDRLGVPDGPEAPLDELVGAYPNYNEEEEERRYYRRKRLGVLKNVLAASAGGMLTYGVYLEPGGSRYARSPPPTPGLLQMQLILHYDETYREVKYGNMGLPDIDSKMLMGINVTPIAALLYTPVLIRFFGTKWMMFLAVGIYALFVSTNYWERYYTLVPSAVALGMAIVPLWASMGNYITRMAQKYYEYSHYKEQDEQGPQQRPPRGSHAPYLLVFQAIFYSFFHLSFACAQLPMIYFLNHYLYDLNHTLFNVQNCGTNSQGILLGFNKTVLRTLPRSRNLIVVESVLMAVAFLAMLLVLGLCGAAYRPTEEIDLRSVGWGNIFQLPFKHVRDFRLRHLVPFFIYSGFEVLFACTGLALGYGVCSVGLERLAYLLVAYSLGASASSALGLLGPWLPRPVPLVAGAGLHLLLTLSLFFWAPKPRTLQHIWILYTVAVLWGVGSALNKTGISTLLGILYEDKERQDFIFTIYHWWQAVAIFTVYLGSSLPMKAKLTVLLVTLVASAASYLWMEQKLRRGVVPRQPRIPRPQHKVRGYRYLEEDNSDESDAEGERGGCGGGGRGDCAEEEAPPAWPRPGPEPAGLYRRPCPYEQAQGGDGPEEQ; encoded by the exons ATGGAGGCGGAGCCGCCGCTCTACCCGGTGGCGGGGGCCGCAGGGCCGCAGGGCGATGAGGACCGGCTCGGGGTCCCCGACGGGCCCGAGGCCCCG CTGGACGAGCTGGTGGGCGCGTACCCCAACTAcaacgaggaggaggaggagcgccGCTACTACCGCCGCAAGCGGCTCGGCGTGCTCAAGAACGTGCTGGCGGCCAGCGCGGGCGGCATGCTCACCTACGGCGTCTACCTGG AGCCAGGCGGCTCTCGCTATgcccgctccccgccccccaccccaggcctcctgcagatGCAGCTGATCCTGCACTATGATGAGACCTACCGCGAGGTGAAGTACGGCAACATGGGGCTGCCCGACATCGACAGCAAGATGCTGATGGGCATCAACGTGACGCCCATCGCCGCCCTGCTCTACACGCCCGTGCTCATCAG GTTTTTTGGCACCAAGTGGATGATGTTCCTGGCTGTGGGCATCTATGCCCTCTTTGTCTCCACCAACTACTGGGAGCGCTACTACACGCTTGTGCCCTCAGCCGTGGCCCTGGGCATGGCCATTGTGCCTCTTTGGGCCTCCATGGGCAACTACATCACCAG GATGGCCCAGAAATACTATGAGTACTCCCACTACAAGGAGCAGGATGAGCAGGGCCCCCAGCAGCGCCCACCACGGGGCTCCCATGCACCCTACCTCCTGGTCTTCCAAGCCATCTTCTACAGCTTCTTCCAT CTGAGCTTCGCCTGCGCCCAGCTGCCCATGATCTACTTCCTGAACCACTACCTGTATGACCTGAACCACACGCTGTTCAACGTGCAGAACTGCG GCACTAACAGCCAGGGCATCCTCCTTGGCTTCAACAAGACCGTTCTGCGAACGCTACCGCGGAGCCGAAACCTCATTGTGGTGGAGAGCGTGCTCATGGCGGTGGCCTTCCTGGCTATGCTGCTG GTGCTGGGCCTGTGCGGAGCCGCATACCGACCCACAGAGGAGATCGACCTGCGCAGTGTGGGCTGGGGCAATATCTTCCAGCTGCCCTTCAAGCACGTGCGCGACTTCCGCCTGCGCCACCTCGTGCCCTTTTTCATCTACAGCGGCTTCGAGGTGCTCTTTGCCTGCACTGGTCTCGCACTG GGCTACGGCGTGTGCTCGGTGGGGCTGGAACGCCTGGCATACCTCCTCGTGGCTTACAGCCTGGGCGCCTCGGCCTCCTCAGCTCTCGGCCTGCTGGGGCCGTGGCTGCCGCGCCCAGTGCCCCTGGTGGCCGGGGCTGGACTGCACCTGCTGCTCACTCTCAGCCTCTTCTTCTGGGCCCCCAAGCCCCGGACCCTGCAGCACATCTGGATCCTCTACACAGTAGCCGTGCTCTGGGGTGTGGGCAGTGCCCTCAACAAGACTGGGATCAGCA CGCTCCTGGGAATCCTGTACGAGGACAAGGAAAGGCAAGACTTCATCTTCACCATCTATCACTGGTGGCAGGCTGTGGCCATCTTCACCGTCTACCTGGGCTCAAGCCTGCCCATGAAG GCTAAGCTGACGGTGCTGCTGGTGACGCTGGTGGCGTCCGCCGCCTCGTACCTGTGGATGGAGCAGAAGCTGCGGCGAGGCGTGGTCCCGCGCCAGCCCCGCATCCCGCGGCCCCAGCACAAAGTGCGCGGCTACCGCTACCTGGAGGAGGACAACTCGGACGAGAGCGACGCGGAGGGCGAGCGCGGCGGCTGCGGAGGCGGCGGCCGGGGGGACTGCGCGGAGGAGGAGGCGCCGCCCGCGTGGCCCCGACCCGGCCCGGAACCAGCCGGTCTCTACCGCCGGCCCTGTCCCTACGAACAGGCGCAGGGAGGCGATGGGCCGGAGGAGCAGTGA
- the UNC93B1 gene encoding protein unc-93 homolog B1 isoform X2, whose amino-acid sequence MEAEPPLYPVAGAAGPQGDEDRLGVPDGPEAPLDELVGAYPNYNEEEEERRYYRRKRLGVLKNVLAASAGGMLTYGVYLGLLQMQLILHYDETYREVKYGNMGLPDIDSKMLMGINVTPIAALLYTPVLIRFFGTKWMMFLAVGIYALFVSTNYWERYYTLVPSAVALGMAIVPLWASMGNYITRMAQKYYEYSHYKEQDEQGPQQRPPRGSHAPYLLVFQAIFYSFFHLSFACAQLPMIYFLNHYLYDLNHTLFNVQNCGTNSQGILLGFNKTVLRTLPRSRNLIVVESVLMAVAFLAMLLVLGLCGAAYRPTEEIDLRSVGWGNIFQLPFKHVRDFRLRHLVPFFIYSGFEVLFACTGLALGYGVCSVGLERLAYLLVAYSLGASASSALGLLGPWLPRPVPLVAGAGLHLLLTLSLFFWAPKPRTLQHIWILYTVAVLWGVGSALNKTGISTLLGILYEDKERQDFIFTIYHWWQAVAIFTVYLGSSLPMKAKLTVLLVTLVASAASYLWMEQKLRRGVVPRQPRIPRPQHKVRGYRYLEEDNSDESDAEGERGGCGGGGRGDCAEEEAPPAWPRPGPEPAGLYRRPCPYEQAQGGDGPEEQ is encoded by the exons ATGGAGGCGGAGCCGCCGCTCTACCCGGTGGCGGGGGCCGCAGGGCCGCAGGGCGATGAGGACCGGCTCGGGGTCCCCGACGGGCCCGAGGCCCCG CTGGACGAGCTGGTGGGCGCGTACCCCAACTAcaacgaggaggaggaggagcgccGCTACTACCGCCGCAAGCGGCTCGGCGTGCTCAAGAACGTGCTGGCGGCCAGCGCGGGCGGCATGCTCACCTACGGCGTCTACCTGG gcctcctgcagatGCAGCTGATCCTGCACTATGATGAGACCTACCGCGAGGTGAAGTACGGCAACATGGGGCTGCCCGACATCGACAGCAAGATGCTGATGGGCATCAACGTGACGCCCATCGCCGCCCTGCTCTACACGCCCGTGCTCATCAG GTTTTTTGGCACCAAGTGGATGATGTTCCTGGCTGTGGGCATCTATGCCCTCTTTGTCTCCACCAACTACTGGGAGCGCTACTACACGCTTGTGCCCTCAGCCGTGGCCCTGGGCATGGCCATTGTGCCTCTTTGGGCCTCCATGGGCAACTACATCACCAG GATGGCCCAGAAATACTATGAGTACTCCCACTACAAGGAGCAGGATGAGCAGGGCCCCCAGCAGCGCCCACCACGGGGCTCCCATGCACCCTACCTCCTGGTCTTCCAAGCCATCTTCTACAGCTTCTTCCAT CTGAGCTTCGCCTGCGCCCAGCTGCCCATGATCTACTTCCTGAACCACTACCTGTATGACCTGAACCACACGCTGTTCAACGTGCAGAACTGCG GCACTAACAGCCAGGGCATCCTCCTTGGCTTCAACAAGACCGTTCTGCGAACGCTACCGCGGAGCCGAAACCTCATTGTGGTGGAGAGCGTGCTCATGGCGGTGGCCTTCCTGGCTATGCTGCTG GTGCTGGGCCTGTGCGGAGCCGCATACCGACCCACAGAGGAGATCGACCTGCGCAGTGTGGGCTGGGGCAATATCTTCCAGCTGCCCTTCAAGCACGTGCGCGACTTCCGCCTGCGCCACCTCGTGCCCTTTTTCATCTACAGCGGCTTCGAGGTGCTCTTTGCCTGCACTGGTCTCGCACTG GGCTACGGCGTGTGCTCGGTGGGGCTGGAACGCCTGGCATACCTCCTCGTGGCTTACAGCCTGGGCGCCTCGGCCTCCTCAGCTCTCGGCCTGCTGGGGCCGTGGCTGCCGCGCCCAGTGCCCCTGGTGGCCGGGGCTGGACTGCACCTGCTGCTCACTCTCAGCCTCTTCTTCTGGGCCCCCAAGCCCCGGACCCTGCAGCACATCTGGATCCTCTACACAGTAGCCGTGCTCTGGGGTGTGGGCAGTGCCCTCAACAAGACTGGGATCAGCA CGCTCCTGGGAATCCTGTACGAGGACAAGGAAAGGCAAGACTTCATCTTCACCATCTATCACTGGTGGCAGGCTGTGGCCATCTTCACCGTCTACCTGGGCTCAAGCCTGCCCATGAAG GCTAAGCTGACGGTGCTGCTGGTGACGCTGGTGGCGTCCGCCGCCTCGTACCTGTGGATGGAGCAGAAGCTGCGGCGAGGCGTGGTCCCGCGCCAGCCCCGCATCCCGCGGCCCCAGCACAAAGTGCGCGGCTACCGCTACCTGGAGGAGGACAACTCGGACGAGAGCGACGCGGAGGGCGAGCGCGGCGGCTGCGGAGGCGGCGGCCGGGGGGACTGCGCGGAGGAGGAGGCGCCGCCCGCGTGGCCCCGACCCGGCCCGGAACCAGCCGGTCTCTACCGCCGGCCCTGTCCCTACGAACAGGCGCAGGGAGGCGATGGGCCGGAGGAGCAGTGA